From one Myxococcus xanthus genomic stretch:
- a CDS encoding glutathione S-transferase family protein has product MTERSMNDYELIGSPGCGSAIVEMALSITGIPHRLTELPYLEPGPGRDRLLKLNPLGQVPTLILPDGAVMTESAAIILHLHDVSPQSGLVPEPTAPERVRFLNLLFRLVGAVYPTFTYADDPPKWTLPGPAADRLRDTVMERRANLWREIEAQVGKPHVLGKRFSALDLYVTVMTHWRPNKAWFIQNCPALAAAASQAEKNPHVAAVLERHFS; this is encoded by the coding sequence ATGACGGAACGGTCCATGAACGACTATGAGTTGATTGGCTCACCGGGATGTGGCTCGGCCATCGTGGAGATGGCGCTGAGCATCACCGGCATCCCGCACCGCTTGACGGAGCTGCCCTACCTGGAGCCTGGCCCCGGACGCGACCGGCTGCTGAAGCTCAATCCCCTGGGGCAGGTGCCCACCCTGATCCTCCCCGATGGCGCGGTGATGACAGAGAGCGCGGCTATCATCCTGCACCTGCACGACGTCTCGCCCCAGAGCGGCCTGGTGCCGGAGCCCACGGCGCCCGAGCGCGTGCGCTTCCTCAACCTCTTGTTCCGCCTCGTGGGCGCGGTGTACCCGACGTTCACCTACGCGGACGACCCGCCGAAGTGGACCCTGCCCGGTCCCGCCGCGGACCGGCTGCGCGACACCGTCATGGAGCGCCGCGCCAACCTCTGGCGCGAAATCGAGGCCCAGGTGGGCAAGCCTCACGTGCTCGGCAAGCGCTTCAGCGCGCTGGACCTCTACGTCACCGTGATGACGCACTGGCGCCCGAACAAGGCCTGGTTCATTCAGAACTGCCCCGCCCTGGCAGCGGCGGCCTCTCAAGCGGAGAAGAACCCGCACGTCGCTGCAGTGCTGGAGCGCCACTTCAGTTAG
- a CDS encoding LysR family transcriptional regulator, with protein sequence MDFDGVRTFIAVADTGQFQEAASRLSLTQQAVSKRIAALEASLGARLFVRAPRGVQLTIDGQVFLPHARRLLEAAERAADSVRPGRRRLRVDVVKPNLGSARILRDFHSAHPEIEIDVVTHLFDAKTALAAVRTGTIDATFRAITRPAQQLTDGLVATRVLDDAVEFLTSDTHRLAAATSLTPAELAKHKVWMPFIVPGTEWAAYYDELAARFGLTIDTLGPDFGIDALLEVIAGSSSLATLVGEHIRLVWPAEYNLRRIPIRNPMLVYPHSLVWRCDNAHPALAKLRAYLDARKDRYRHPKAWSPPWTDR encoded by the coding sequence GTGGATTTCGATGGGGTGAGGACCTTCATTGCAGTCGCCGACACGGGACAGTTCCAAGAGGCGGCATCAAGGCTGTCACTGACTCAGCAAGCCGTCTCCAAGCGCATCGCCGCGCTCGAGGCCAGCCTCGGGGCGCGGTTGTTCGTCCGGGCGCCGCGCGGCGTTCAGCTCACCATCGACGGACAGGTGTTCCTGCCTCACGCTCGAAGGCTCCTCGAAGCGGCGGAGCGGGCAGCCGATTCCGTGCGCCCCGGCCGCCGTCGGCTCCGTGTCGACGTGGTCAAGCCGAACCTCGGGAGCGCACGCATCCTTCGTGATTTCCACAGCGCACATCCCGAGATTGAAATCGACGTCGTCACACATCTCTTCGACGCGAAGACCGCGTTGGCCGCTGTGCGGACTGGGACGATCGACGCGACGTTTCGCGCCATCACCCGGCCCGCGCAGCAACTGACCGACGGCCTCGTGGCGACCCGAGTTCTCGACGACGCCGTGGAGTTCCTCACGAGCGATACGCACAGACTCGCGGCAGCGACTTCGCTGACGCCGGCCGAGCTCGCGAAGCACAAGGTCTGGATGCCCTTCATCGTCCCAGGAACAGAGTGGGCCGCCTATTACGACGAGCTCGCCGCGAGATTCGGGCTCACCATCGACACCCTCGGTCCCGACTTCGGCATCGATGCGCTCCTGGAGGTGATTGCCGGCTCCTCGAGCCTGGCCACACTCGTAGGTGAACACATCCGGCTGGTGTGGCCGGCCGAGTACAACCTCCGCCGCATTCCCATCCGCAACCCGATGCTCGTGTACCCACATTCCCTGGTCTGGCGTTGCGACAACGCGCACCCCGCGCTCGCGAAGCTCCGCGCCTACCTCGACGCCCGGAAGGACCGCTATCGGCATCCCAAGGCGTGGTCACCCCCATGGACGGACCGCTGA
- a CDS encoding LysM peptidoglycan-binding domain-containing protein, with amino-acid sequence MALQNDYQDVLDVAKNVGAKVESREENGKLIIKGTVDYAWDRDRMWDQIKARHSNWQNEVMVMLTVTHETPYGLYTVKSGDTLSKLAKDIYGDMKLYPKIFEANKDQLKDPDKIKVGQVLKLPPKSIANA; translated from the coding sequence ATGGCCTTGCAGAATGATTACCAGGACGTGCTCGACGTGGCGAAGAACGTGGGCGCCAAGGTCGAGTCGCGCGAGGAGAACGGCAAGCTCATCATCAAGGGGACGGTGGACTACGCCTGGGACCGAGACCGGATGTGGGACCAGATCAAGGCCAGACATTCGAACTGGCAGAACGAGGTCATGGTCATGCTCACCGTCACGCACGAGACGCCGTACGGCCTGTACACCGTCAAGTCGGGCGACACGCTGAGCAAGCTGGCCAAGGACATCTACGGAGACATGAAGCTGTACCCGAAGATTTTCGAGGCCAACAAGGACCAGCTCAAGGACCCGGACAAAATCAAGGTCGGGCAGGTGCTGAAGCTGCCGCCCAAGTCCATCGCCAACGCCTGA
- a CDS encoding spermidine synthase translates to MDMRGVTQRLLLMGLVVLACTASASRKVLYEKESPYTLISVTEDEEGRRYLGFDASGALQSVVRPGKPLDLVLPYTQVSMVGLAYVPAPKRILIVGLGGGAMPMFLRKVVPRAHIDVVDIDPDVVTVARRYFGFREDTHLRAHVGDGRRFIEAERPAYDLIFLDAYGPDSIPEHLATQEFLAVVRAKLSPQGAVVGNVWAFPPNRHYDAMVHTWQVAFTQLYEFIVPQSSNRILVGVGYEEKVAAKTLEARAEKLERTRGVPFDLSGLVDRGYTDATERQLRGKVLKDADLPKPESVTTPAQVR, encoded by the coding sequence ATGGACATGCGCGGTGTGACCCAGCGGCTGCTGCTGATGGGGCTGGTGGTCCTGGCATGTACGGCCTCCGCGTCCCGCAAGGTCTTGTACGAGAAGGAATCGCCCTACACCCTCATCTCGGTGACGGAGGACGAAGAGGGGCGCCGGTACCTGGGCTTCGATGCCTCGGGGGCGCTGCAGAGCGTGGTCCGGCCGGGCAAGCCGCTGGACCTGGTGCTGCCCTACACGCAGGTCTCCATGGTGGGGCTGGCCTATGTGCCCGCGCCCAAGCGCATCCTCATCGTGGGGCTGGGGGGCGGGGCCATGCCCATGTTCCTGCGCAAGGTAGTGCCGCGGGCGCACATCGACGTGGTGGACATCGATCCGGATGTGGTGACGGTGGCAAGGCGCTACTTCGGCTTCCGGGAGGATACGCACCTGCGCGCGCACGTCGGAGACGGCCGGCGCTTCATCGAAGCCGAGCGGCCCGCGTATGACCTCATCTTCCTGGATGCCTATGGCCCGGACAGCATCCCCGAGCACCTGGCCACGCAGGAGTTCCTGGCGGTGGTGCGCGCGAAGCTGAGCCCCCAGGGCGCGGTGGTGGGCAACGTGTGGGCCTTTCCGCCCAACCGTCACTACGACGCCATGGTGCACACGTGGCAGGTGGCCTTCACGCAGCTGTATGAGTTCATCGTGCCGCAGAGCTCGAATCGCATCCTGGTGGGCGTGGGGTACGAGGAGAAGGTGGCCGCCAAGACGCTGGAGGCGCGCGCGGAGAAGCTGGAGCGCACCCGGGGCGTGCCATTCGACTTGAGCGGGCTGGTGGACCGGGGCTACACGGATGCGACGGAGCGGCAGCTGCGAGGCAAGGTGCTGAAGGACGCGGACCTGCCGAAGCCCGAGTCTGTAACGACGCCGGCGCAGGTCCGCTGA
- a CDS encoding NAD-dependent epimerase/dehydratase family protein: MQLFLTGASGFIGGSLAHSLKARGHAIRGLVRDKVKAERLAALGIEPVLGDLEDRALLTAEARRADAVINAASSDHAEAVEALLAGLRGSGKPLLHTSGSSVIGDDVRGEVLSDKVFDEDTPFIVEPDKRARHAVDTSVLAAEGMRGIVLCNTMIYGTGTGLSPDSVQIPPLVKQARKSGVVRIVGKGVNRWSNVHIDDVVALYLLALERAPAGAFYFVENGEASYAEIGAAIAQRLGLGPVQSWSVEEASREWGEGHARYSFGSNSRVRGKRARRELDWKPRHDSVTAWIRDEMPLG; the protein is encoded by the coding sequence ATGCAACTGTTCCTGACGGGCGCGAGCGGCTTCATCGGCGGCTCCCTTGCTCATTCGCTGAAGGCCCGCGGCCACGCCATCCGAGGGCTGGTCAGGGACAAGGTGAAGGCGGAGCGGCTGGCGGCGCTCGGCATCGAGCCCGTGCTGGGTGACTTGGAGGACCGCGCGCTGCTGACAGCTGAGGCGCGGCGCGCGGACGCGGTCATCAACGCGGCCAGCAGTGACCACGCGGAGGCCGTCGAGGCGCTCCTGGCGGGGCTGCGCGGCTCTGGCAAGCCGCTGCTCCACACCAGTGGTTCCAGCGTGATTGGCGACGACGTTCGAGGCGAGGTGCTCTCCGACAAGGTGTTCGACGAGGACACCCCCTTCATCGTCGAGCCCGACAAGCGGGCCCGTCACGCGGTCGACACCAGCGTGCTCGCCGCCGAGGGAATGCGCGGCATCGTCCTGTGCAACACGATGATTTATGGCACGGGCACCGGGCTCAGCCCGGACAGCGTGCAGATTCCCCCGCTGGTGAAGCAGGCGCGCAAGAGCGGCGTGGTGCGCATCGTCGGCAAGGGCGTCAACCGCTGGTCCAACGTGCACATCGACGACGTGGTGGCGCTGTACCTGCTTGCCTTGGAGCGCGCGCCCGCCGGGGCCTTCTACTTCGTGGAGAACGGCGAGGCCTCCTACGCGGAGATTGGTGCCGCCATCGCCCAGCGGCTCGGGCTGGGGCCCGTGCAATCCTGGTCGGTGGAGGAAGCCAGCCGCGAATGGGGTGAAGGCCACGCGCGCTACTCCTTCGGCTCGAACAGCCGCGTGCGTGGCAAGCGCGCGCGCCGCGAACTGGACTGGAAGCCCCGGCACGACTCCGTCACGGCGTGGATTCGCGACGAGATGCCGCTCGGTTGA
- a CDS encoding M16 family metallopeptidase, with protein sequence MFRPRVSLPSVWRPRAAVVALTLLLSACATLPQRGQIVMRDVAFPLRDFRFPSGLRVVVEQDARSPVVAVVAVVGAGGSSDPGGKEGLAHVVEHLAFRSRHAGSPSVWRRLEASGAGFYNASTSLDYTSYETLGPKEALPVLLKLEGQRLAAPLAGVSPEVFAVEREVVRNELRQRNETGYVGQVFSWLNAAAFPGGHPYARPLAGTHESLSALSLSDAQRFARAHYRPDNVTLVIAGDVDLAAVEATLRANLPEAWVGTGAPLALEARLPAQPAAPATTPAQKSVPVFTAAVPTPEVYLSWVLPRGFDESSAVQDFVRATFGQNLWGAVRNDGDIADISTNLIPGTRASLLVVRVRLSRGDDPTRSAGKVLDQVQNAWVQEIQPGSVLGREFDFQATRRQVVTGMVLESEDLMSRTERRALLTHFTQDVRSYTRSQVALMGLGGGKVTDFSYQWLQRDRVRMIVVRPGEVPGAATAAATLSADEEPWTTPAEQVTPSMTAALDSPVQVLKLDNGMEVLLAPRPGLPVVRIGAALGGGSSYGAKSGVADLANWGSFRESWFEGRPSDWGLHSTSSFQRDHLRVGISGTAGNVGNMLAMLAEQLDSTRTSEDVVRFYREQVLPWRQAVDSNPELLAERHLQKALYGTHPFAREATGADLAQVSWTEAEAWLKDVYRPANTVVVIAGEFDVKEVEGLARKYLGGWSRGKAAPVATPAAPELPAASSEATVLLSPRPGASQAQVQLACRLPTATPEAEARYALMAELIHNHASGEMRSRRGATYGFSARPWLGRGGAAHLVLEGAVDAQRMGEGISTVTQLLASFGKEVPEHALERARRGMLASQAVSFISSEAWVNALLTARVRGFEPDTVTRRPALLQTVTAESLRKEFEGCFQRPVVSITADEGKARPVIQAMSQP encoded by the coding sequence ATGTTTCGCCCGCGTGTCTCCCTCCCTTCCGTCTGGCGGCCCCGTGCCGCCGTCGTTGCCCTGACGCTGCTGCTGAGCGCGTGCGCCACGCTGCCCCAGCGTGGGCAGATCGTCATGCGTGACGTGGCCTTCCCGTTGCGGGACTTCCGCTTCCCCTCGGGGCTCCGCGTGGTGGTGGAGCAGGATGCCCGCTCTCCCGTGGTGGCGGTGGTCGCCGTGGTGGGAGCAGGGGGCTCCAGTGACCCAGGTGGCAAGGAGGGCCTGGCGCACGTCGTGGAGCACCTGGCGTTCCGTTCCCGCCACGCGGGTAGTCCGTCGGTGTGGCGGCGCCTGGAGGCGTCGGGCGCGGGCTTCTACAACGCCTCCACCAGTTTGGATTACACGTCCTACGAGACGCTGGGCCCCAAGGAGGCCTTGCCCGTTCTCCTGAAACTGGAAGGCCAGCGCCTGGCCGCGCCGCTCGCGGGCGTGAGCCCGGAGGTGTTCGCGGTAGAGCGCGAGGTGGTCCGCAACGAGCTCCGCCAGCGCAACGAGACGGGCTACGTGGGACAGGTCTTCAGTTGGTTGAACGCCGCGGCCTTCCCCGGTGGACACCCCTACGCGCGTCCTCTCGCCGGGACGCATGAGTCGCTGTCCGCGCTCAGCCTGTCGGACGCGCAGCGCTTCGCCCGGGCGCACTACCGTCCAGACAACGTCACGCTGGTCATCGCCGGTGACGTGGACCTGGCGGCCGTGGAGGCCACGCTTCGGGCAAACCTGCCCGAGGCCTGGGTGGGGACAGGCGCACCCCTGGCGCTGGAGGCACGTCTGCCCGCGCAGCCGGCGGCCCCGGCTACCACGCCCGCCCAGAAGTCGGTGCCTGTCTTCACTGCCGCCGTGCCCACGCCGGAGGTGTATCTGTCCTGGGTGCTGCCGCGCGGCTTCGACGAGTCCAGCGCGGTCCAGGACTTCGTGCGCGCCACCTTCGGCCAGAACCTCTGGGGCGCGGTGCGCAACGACGGTGACATCGCGGACATCTCCACCAACCTGATTCCGGGGACGCGCGCCTCGCTGCTGGTGGTGCGGGTGCGGCTCAGCCGGGGCGACGACCCGACGCGCTCGGCGGGGAAGGTGTTGGACCAGGTGCAGAACGCGTGGGTCCAGGAGATTCAGCCCGGCTCCGTGCTGGGCCGCGAGTTCGACTTCCAGGCGACGCGCCGGCAGGTGGTGACGGGCATGGTGCTGGAGTCAGAGGACCTCATGTCCCGCACCGAGCGCCGGGCGTTGCTCACCCACTTCACGCAGGACGTGCGCTCCTACACCCGCTCGCAGGTGGCGCTGATGGGGCTCGGCGGTGGCAAGGTGACGGACTTCTCCTACCAGTGGCTACAGCGGGACCGGGTGCGAATGATTGTCGTCCGTCCCGGTGAGGTGCCGGGCGCGGCGACGGCGGCCGCCACGCTGTCCGCGGACGAGGAGCCCTGGACCACGCCCGCCGAGCAGGTGACGCCGTCCATGACGGCGGCGCTCGATTCGCCCGTGCAGGTGCTCAAGCTGGACAATGGCATGGAGGTGCTGCTCGCTCCGCGTCCGGGCCTCCCGGTGGTCCGCATCGGCGCGGCGCTGGGCGGTGGTTCGTCCTACGGCGCGAAGTCGGGGGTGGCGGACCTGGCCAACTGGGGCTCCTTCCGGGAGTCCTGGTTCGAGGGCCGCCCCAGTGACTGGGGCCTGCATTCGACCTCGTCGTTCCAGCGCGACCACCTGCGCGTCGGCATCTCCGGCACGGCCGGCAACGTTGGCAACATGCTGGCGATGCTGGCCGAGCAGCTCGACTCCACGCGGACCTCCGAGGACGTGGTGCGCTTCTACCGCGAGCAGGTGCTGCCCTGGCGCCAGGCGGTGGACTCGAATCCGGAGCTCCTGGCCGAGCGTCACCTCCAGAAGGCGCTGTATGGCACGCATCCCTTTGCGCGCGAGGCCACCGGCGCGGACCTGGCCCAGGTGTCCTGGACGGAAGCCGAGGCGTGGCTGAAGGACGTGTATCGCCCGGCCAATACGGTGGTCGTCATCGCCGGCGAGTTCGACGTGAAGGAAGTGGAGGGGCTGGCGCGCAAGTACCTCGGCGGTTGGAGCCGGGGGAAGGCGGCGCCCGTCGCCACGCCAGCCGCGCCGGAGCTGCCGGCGGCGTCTTCGGAGGCGACGGTCCTGCTCTCGCCGCGTCCTGGCGCGAGCCAGGCACAGGTGCAACTGGCCTGCCGGCTGCCCACGGCCACGCCCGAAGCAGAGGCGCGCTACGCGCTGATGGCTGAGTTGATTCACAATCACGCCTCGGGGGAGATGCGCTCGCGCCGGGGGGCGACGTACGGCTTCTCCGCGCGGCCCTGGCTGGGGCGCGGCGGCGCGGCCCACCTGGTGCTGGAGGGCGCGGTGGATGCGCAGCGCATGGGTGAAGGCATCAGCACCGTGACCCAGCTCCTCGCGTCCTTCGGGAAGGAAGTGCCCGAGCACGCGCTGGAGCGGGCTCGCAGGGGGATGCTGGCGTCCCAGGCCGTCTCCTTCATCAGCTCGGAAGCCTGGGTGAACGCGCTGCTGACCGCGCGCGTCCGAGGCTTCGAGCCGGACACGGTGACGCGCCGGCCCGCGCTGCTCCAGACGGTGACGGCCGAGTCCCTTCGGAAGGAGTTCGAGGGCTGCTTCCAGCGGCCCGTTGTCTCCATCACCGCGGATGAGGGCAAGGCGCGGCCCGTCATCCAGGCCATGTCCCAGCCGTAG
- a CDS encoding sugar O-acetyltransferase encodes MHGEKPFLPREVLIGTPESEVMFSNIRRAMRLTVELNKRTFDDAEEIRTLFSELTGRNVDSTFSLIPPFYTDHGVNIRVGRNVFINQCCTLMDIGGIDIADDVMIGPKVNIITSSHPLEPARRRASAVAKPIVLERNVWIAAAVTILPGVTVGENSVVGAGAVVTEDVAPNSFVAGVPAKLVRHLT; translated from the coding sequence ATGCATGGCGAGAAGCCGTTCCTTCCCCGGGAGGTGCTGATTGGCACCCCCGAATCAGAGGTCATGTTCAGCAACATCCGGCGAGCGATGCGCCTGACCGTGGAATTGAACAAGCGCACCTTCGATGATGCCGAGGAAATCAGGACGCTCTTCAGTGAGCTGACCGGCCGGAATGTCGACAGCACGTTTTCGCTCATCCCGCCGTTCTATACCGACCATGGCGTCAACATCCGCGTCGGGCGGAATGTGTTCATCAACCAGTGCTGCACGCTGATGGATATCGGTGGAATCGACATCGCTGACGACGTCATGATTGGCCCGAAGGTGAACATCATCACGTCGAGTCATCCCCTGGAGCCCGCCAGGCGGCGGGCTTCAGCGGTCGCGAAGCCCATCGTGCTCGAACGGAATGTCTGGATTGCGGCGGCCGTCACGATTTTGCCGGGCGTGACGGTGGGCGAAAACTCGGTGGTGGGCGCCGGAGCGGTGGTGACCGAGGATGTAGCGCCGAACAGCTTCGTGGCGGGCGTTCCCGCCAAGCTGGTGCGACACCTGACTTGA
- a CDS encoding metallophosphoesterase, with protein MPMPPSLLRTRPLLVLIPLLLAAAPAPHAPAQPRLEDAVPDTFTGVERVVAVGDVHGDVDALKEVLRLAGLIDAKDRWIGGKTHLVQTGDVPDRGDQTRAAFDLLMRLEQEALAAGGRVHALLGNHEAMNMLGDLRYVNPGEMASFADQSPEQDSAGSPPGLNGHRVAYSLQGRYGQWLRKHAAVVRINDTLFVHGGVAPGVPGGNLAELNRWVRQDFFPDHPPGGARDAQGPLWFRGYALGEPRDAEPALDAVLKRYGARRMVMGHTTNRDGKVKVRFNGKALLIDTGLSTGYGRNLAALELRGGKVNALYREGPVTLDSVEPSAAPARPAGPKPRKK; from the coding sequence ATGCCCATGCCCCCCTCTTTGCTCCGCACGCGCCCCCTGCTCGTGCTCATCCCGCTGCTCCTGGCGGCGGCACCCGCACCCCATGCCCCGGCGCAGCCTCGGCTGGAGGACGCGGTCCCCGACACCTTCACCGGCGTGGAGCGCGTGGTGGCGGTGGGGGACGTGCACGGTGACGTGGACGCCCTGAAGGAGGTGCTACGGCTCGCCGGCCTCATTGACGCGAAGGACCGGTGGATTGGCGGCAAGACGCACCTGGTCCAGACGGGCGACGTGCCGGACCGGGGCGACCAGACGCGAGCGGCGTTCGACCTGCTCATGCGGCTGGAGCAGGAAGCGCTCGCCGCGGGCGGACGGGTCCACGCCCTGCTCGGCAACCATGAAGCCATGAACATGCTGGGCGACCTGCGATACGTGAACCCCGGGGAGATGGCCTCGTTCGCCGACCAGAGCCCCGAGCAGGACAGCGCCGGCTCCCCACCCGGCCTCAACGGGCACCGCGTCGCGTACAGCCTCCAGGGCCGCTACGGCCAGTGGCTGCGCAAGCACGCCGCCGTGGTGCGCATCAACGACACCCTCTTCGTGCACGGCGGCGTCGCGCCCGGCGTTCCCGGCGGAAACCTGGCCGAGCTCAACCGCTGGGTGCGCCAGGACTTCTTCCCCGACCATCCGCCCGGCGGCGCGCGGGACGCACAGGGCCCCTTGTGGTTCCGAGGCTACGCACTGGGCGAGCCACGGGACGCCGAACCCGCGCTGGACGCGGTGCTGAAGCGTTATGGCGCCAGGCGCATGGTCATGGGGCACACCACGAACCGCGACGGAAAGGTGAAGGTGCGGTTCAACGGCAAGGCGCTGCTCATCGACACCGGGCTGAGCACCGGGTACGGGCGGAACCTCGCGGCCCTGGAGCTTCGCGGCGGCAAGGTCAATGCCCTGTATCGCGAAGGCCCCGTCACGCTGGACTCCGTGGAGCCCTCCGCCGCGCCGGCTCGCCCCGCGGGGCCGAAGCCTCGGAAGAAATGA
- a CDS encoding carboxypeptidase-like regulatory domain-containing protein — translation MTSTRERRTRSGGAFTILAVGVLGMLAWDARSTSEAVDRGAGVAASSQGANRIEGTGTPGMAALGPIPQPEKRRRIRGTVVDARGVPLAGVRVSALSRAEEPLAELPCPDWAPGTGGSRREEKPLRLLHDCWQAAQDILTEWMTSRMGEAILQAETVTDGDGTYVLDGLDVGILSVWALNEDGAAVQQGILGTHDGLQLVLAPGLRVEGTAFGEDVPLPGARISLVSVATDRYFDGIAGPDGRFHIGPLPYGHYVLLAKQDGWRPELLHLNEATALPWGSVHLTRPLNHAGRVLFQGSPVAGARVELTAEFPHDFPFQFATSDAKGRFHFSGLRNGYGLKVSAFHEGMIASEEVTLKERNGVETVLELRPAPYFEGIVQDEARQPIPGARVSVVPQRLDIDYPVTTTNLDGRFRLGPFGPDMNQVTVSAPGHLDEVVTLSSPEATSPATITLFRAVSITGVAVDAHGAPAPNVTLRLERQCNPTVPHHNHVTTTDDAGHFELKACRAGNWGLQADDPRFLPDVASVHAPSGDLRISLKQGPILPGIVLDEHGVPVPDADVILARREAKDTHSQYSSSDAQGHFQLGAVPPGHYTVWAQKEVLGVIRRTVAQDIELREGPPPQVELRFPEGVTVSGIVVTTSGRPLEGATITASRQSPADATEPPTVSFRCGGPFGVRTGADGRFVLRHLSSGPHTISASIDGHTFVPAQSSGGTEYETFALLVKPGEAPLRIVMQRDSQIRGRLLGPDGSPFSNFVLNNREFYVDPQDGAFKWSTLKSGVQTLRFDAPGMASRTLTVDVPFEGDVELGEIHMSPGPSILGSLLDATPHEPAESANLSP, via the coding sequence ATGACGAGTACGAGGGAGCGGCGCACGCGCAGCGGCGGGGCGTTCACGATTCTGGCCGTCGGGGTCCTCGGGATGCTCGCCTGGGACGCGCGCTCCACGTCAGAGGCCGTCGACCGAGGCGCAGGCGTCGCCGCATCGTCGCAAGGCGCGAACCGCATCGAAGGAACTGGCACCCCAGGCATGGCGGCACTGGGCCCGATTCCTCAACCCGAAAAGAGACGGCGCATTCGTGGCACCGTGGTGGATGCGCGAGGAGTCCCCCTCGCGGGCGTGCGCGTGTCCGCCCTGTCGCGGGCCGAGGAGCCCCTGGCAGAGCTGCCGTGCCCCGACTGGGCGCCTGGCACAGGGGGCTCCCGCCGCGAGGAGAAACCCCTCCGGCTCTTGCATGACTGCTGGCAGGCGGCCCAGGACATTCTGACGGAGTGGATGACCTCCCGCATGGGCGAAGCCATCCTCCAGGCAGAGACGGTCACCGACGGTGACGGCACCTACGTCTTGGATGGACTGGACGTCGGAATCCTGTCGGTCTGGGCCTTGAACGAGGACGGGGCGGCCGTGCAACAAGGCATCCTGGGGACGCACGACGGACTGCAGTTGGTGCTGGCTCCGGGATTACGGGTGGAGGGAACCGCCTTTGGTGAGGACGTACCGCTACCAGGCGCCCGCATCAGCCTGGTCTCCGTGGCAACGGACCGATACTTCGACGGCATCGCAGGTCCGGATGGCCGGTTCCACATCGGCCCGCTGCCGTATGGGCATTACGTCCTCCTGGCGAAGCAGGATGGCTGGCGACCGGAGCTCCTCCATCTCAATGAGGCCACCGCCCTTCCGTGGGGCAGCGTGCACCTCACACGGCCGCTGAACCATGCAGGCCGGGTCCTCTTCCAGGGAAGCCCCGTCGCGGGCGCCCGCGTCGAGCTCACCGCGGAGTTTCCACATGACTTCCCCTTTCAGTTCGCCACGTCCGACGCGAAAGGACGGTTTCATTTCTCCGGACTCCGCAATGGCTACGGCCTCAAAGTGTCGGCCTTCCATGAAGGGATGATTGCCAGCGAGGAAGTCACCCTGAAGGAGCGAAACGGGGTTGAGACGGTACTCGAACTGCGGCCTGCACCTTATTTCGAAGGAATCGTTCAAGACGAGGCGCGCCAGCCCATTCCAGGTGCCCGCGTCTCCGTCGTTCCGCAGCGCCTTGATATCGACTACCCGGTCACGACAACGAACCTGGATGGCCGCTTTCGTCTGGGCCCCTTCGGCCCCGACATGAACCAGGTCACGGTGTCAGCACCGGGCCATCTGGACGAAGTCGTCACCCTGAGTTCCCCAGAGGCCACGTCCCCTGCCACCATCACCCTGTTTCGCGCGGTGTCCATCACCGGCGTTGCAGTCGACGCACACGGGGCGCCCGCTCCGAACGTCACGCTCAGATTGGAGCGCCAATGCAACCCCACGGTGCCGCACCATAATCATGTGACGACCACGGACGACGCCGGCCATTTCGAGCTGAAAGCCTGCCGCGCAGGTAATTGGGGGCTCCAAGCCGATGACCCGCGCTTCCTTCCAGACGTCGCTTCGGTGCACGCGCCCAGCGGAGACCTCCGCATCTCGCTGAAGCAAGGCCCGATCTTGCCAGGCATCGTGTTGGATGAGCACGGTGTTCCCGTGCCCGATGCGGACGTCATCCTCGCCAGGCGCGAGGCGAAAGACACGCACAGCCAATATTCATCTTCAGATGCCCAGGGACACTTCCAGCTCGGGGCAGTTCCGCCAGGGCACTACACGGTGTGGGCACAAAAGGAGGTTCTGGGTGTCATCCGGCGGACCGTCGCCCAGGACATCGAGTTGCGAGAGGGACCTCCGCCGCAGGTGGAGTTGCGCTTTCCCGAAGGTGTGACGGTCTCCGGCATCGTGGTGACAACGAGCGGAAGACCCCTGGAGGGCGCGACTATCACGGCCTCTCGGCAGTCACCAGCTGACGCGACAGAGCCGCCGACCGTCAGCTTCAGATGCGGCGGACCTTTCGGCGTTCGCACAGGCGCGGATGGGCGATTCGTCCTGCGGCATCTGTCTTCCGGCCCGCACACGATATCGGCCTCGATAGATGGCCATACCTTCGTCCCAGCACAATCCTCGGGAGGGACCGAATACGAGACCTTCGCACTTCTTGTGAAGCCGGGGGAGGCCCCCCTCCGTATCGTCATGCAACGTGATTCACAAATCCGAGGCAGGCTCCTGGGTCCCGATGGGTCGCCCTTCTCAAATTTCGTCCTCAACAACCGCGAATTCTATGTCGACCCCCAGGACGGCGCTTTCAAATGGTCGACTCTGAAATCTGGGGTGCAGACGCTGAGATTCGATGCCCCCGGGATGGCATCACGAACCCTCACGGTCGATGTTCCCTTCGAAGGAGATGTGGAGTTGGGTGAAATCCACATGAGTCCGGGGCCTTCCATCCTGGGTTCACTGCTGGACGCTACGCCTCACGAACCTGCGGAGAGCGCGAACCTGTCGCCATAG